From a region of the Anoplopoma fimbria isolate UVic2021 breed Golden Eagle Sablefish chromosome 16, Afim_UVic_2022, whole genome shotgun sequence genome:
- the zgc:172182 gene encoding coiled-coil domain-containing protein 89 produces MTTPQRNEENFTKVEGNRTEDMDSIRMSLEKLLSPSAEDATETGMLRSRIDEQSGLICMLKQRADEVLLRCQALQKLNIELEGRGTDCQKELDGERKKAELLEKRFMDLAANNQAIILFMEDYKKQNAQLKLENKQLQSENETLFSQKLHDKEVFVQKLKQEIKHLTEKYTNKENEYRDKLSGCQSKLQEQQTQHQAKDASLLDRLHDAQQQQRDAVEMCKDLKMKLQKTEEEHALKKIYLRESITSLTKERDKLLHLSMERGKVIQEKQVEIQQLETKWKEEKKARAEAEDRFEQEADAVNADVKVKLIQSALDESTSNYGKLKEDFEAFKEHSTNLLVQERELNKKLRHMIG; encoded by the exons ATGACAACTCCACAGAGAAATGAAGAGAACTTCACCAAGGTGGAGGGCAACAGGACTGAG GATATGGACAGTATTCGGATGTCACTGGAGAAACTTCTCAGCCCTTCTGCAGAGGATGCAACAGAGACAGGGATGCTGCGATCCAGGATAGATGAACAGTCAGGTCTAATATGCATGTTGAAGCAGAGAGCAGATGAGGTGCTTCTTCGATGTCAAGCCCTGCAAAAACTCAATATAGAGCTAGAGGGCCGAGGGACAGACTGTCAGAAAGAACTGGAcggtgaaagaaagaaagcagagcTTTTAGAGAAGAGATTTATGGATTTAGCTGCCAACAATCAagcaattattttattcatggaAGACTACAAAAAGCAGAATGCTCAGTTAaagctggaaaacaaacagctgcagtcTGAAAACGAAACACTGTTCTCCCAAAAATTACATGATAAAGAAGTGTTTGTTCAAAAACTGAAGCAAGAAATCAAACACCTGACagagaaatacacaaataagGAAAATGAATATCG AGATAAATTATCTGGATGCCAGTCAAAACTCCAGGAACAACAAACTCAGCATCAAGCCAAAGACGCATCGCTACTTGATCGACTGCATGATGCTCagcaacaacaaagagatgcTGTAGAGATGTGCAAAG ACCTTAAGATGAAGCTACAAAAAACTGAAGAAGAGCATGCTTTGAAGAAAATCTACTTGAGAGAAAGCATAACAAGCCTCACCAAAGAGAGGGACAAATTACTGCATCTGTCTATGGAAAGAGGGAAAGTAATAcag GAGAAACAAGTGGAAATTCAGCAACTGGAGACAAAatggaaagaagagaaaaaagccCGGGCCGAAGCAGAGGACAG GTTTGAACAGGAAGCAGATGCTGTTAATGCAGATGTTAAAGTGAAGTTGATCCAGTCTGCTCTGGATGAATCCACGTCAAACTATGGAAAACTGAAAGAG GATTTTGAAGCCTTCAAAGAGCACAGCACCAACCTTCTAGTACAAGAAAGGGAGTTAAATAAGAAGCTTCGCCACATGATTGGCTAA